The Rickettsiales bacterium genome includes the window CAGCCTCAACTATAAGGTTCATCATCACAGCGTGATAGAGAGAATTCACCCACAAAGCAATTGTCATCCGCCACTTGATCAATATTTTTGGGGGCTGACACCTAATAATATTCTTTGAGCAACTTTTTCATGTCTGCCAGTAAGTCACTTGGTGTGCCCATATTAAACCTCCACTCACATTCTTTCAAGAACAGATTAAAATGCTCTTTTGGTACGCCATTGAACTTGCGAAGATGGCGTTTTGCCTGAT containing:
- a CDS encoding IS1595 family transposase translates to QAKRHLRKFNGVPKEHFNLFLKECEWRFNMGTPSDLLADMKKLLKEYY